TGTGTGCTTTAAGACTTCAAAACACCTTCTATGGTATTTCTGCAGTCCCACACAGGCGAAGCAAGAATTTGCTTCTTGGTTCTTATTAGTTTGCAAACTTCAGAGTCCTCTTACAAACTGGATGAGGTAGCCTCAGAGCAATATACACCATATAGGATAACAGAGGAAATTGAAATATCTAAAGCTTTTAGTTATGCATCCAAGATCACGGTTTCATTTGTCAAAAGCAACCAGCACCTTTTTGTTAAAACTCCACTGTAGCTGTCATGAAATGGATGGTGTTGTCCATTTCATGCCCCAGAAGCATATAGACGGGTCCATTCCTTGGCTGCAATGTCCAATAAAATTCCATGAAAAGAAATATAATCAGCAAATATTAATGCAGAAATAAGCATCAAGCTGCttcttcaaataataataataataatcatcatcatgcttACCTGTTTCCACTGCTTCTGCTTCGTTTGTCTTCCAATGCTTTGCAATGTTGTCTGAAAGTGGATCATCTGGATTTGGGGCACTGAGAAGAGCTTGAATACTAGAgaaaataaaaccaattgatattagATTTAGATTCAAGAAATTGAGAAACTTTACAAACTCAAGAAGCCAACAGCTAAATTAAGTACAAGCTCTTGAAAAATCAGTATAATTTAATGAAGTATAATCATGATGATCCATATAGGGATCCTATGTCCAAAAGTAAAGGATCAGATGCATGTGGTACGCAATAATGTACTCATCCTAGGAATGGCAACAGGTAGGGGAAGTTTTTGCAGTTACACATAAGACGGGCTTCATTACATGCTCGTTAATAATTGTTCAAATAGCAttaagtagttttatcatcagcATATGTGAGACAGAGAGTCATCAAGGAGAAACAAGAACTATAGTCACAAATGCATGTATGCCCCTCAAACTACCGCCTTTTTGCATGCATGGCTCTGGTGTTATAAGCTCTCTGCAGCTACTTACTGTACCATGGACTAATTTGATGACAATCAAACCCATGCTTTCACTGTGGAAGTTTACTGATTACCACACTCCTCATCCCTAGAAACTCCTCTGCCCTTCAACTTACTTGTCTCAACCTCTCAACCCAATTTATGGGAAACAGATGGAAAGTATGAGATAAATGCCTCGTAGAAGATCAACCCCAGAACACATGATAAAGGAAATGCAGAGTTGTGAGAGCAAGCATTTATGTTTGTCTTTGATCAGCTATATACTTTAAGAAATAACCTGAGCAGTAACAcatgcaaaaagtaaaaaaaaaattatggagcACGTATTTCAGGGGTACAATGCAAGCAAATGCATTACAGGATTGTACTCACAAAAAACTGAGAATTAAGTTTCTGGTTATTCCACAGGGTAAATGAAACAGCCAAGAAAACGATGGTCACCTGAGAAGTACTGTTCTAATTTGGAGAGCTGGACTCCACTTGTCTTTTAGAATGTCTAGGCATATTCTTCCAAGCTGCAAAAAGCTAGTAATTAAGTGAAATCACAGTGACTGCGAAAGAACAAGAATGAATGATCTGCTAACCTTGTCAATATTAGGATGATAAATTTTGGTGAGGAAGCGGACCTGTTTCACAGACAATTAAAACAGCAAGGGTAGCTGACTcagcatgcacatcatgattaaaAGAAAGAGAAACTCAAAGGTCATGGAAAGATTAGACCAATCAAATACTCTTGGTAATGCTCGTGTTCTGATGCCCAGTATGAGAAATAAAGGCTTGAATGCCAATAGATATTACAATGGATAACTAAAGAAAATATAACATTGAAGTATGGATGTTGCAACTTCAGATGATGAATCAGAAAGTGCAAAttcaagataaaaataaaaatgaatcaaAAATTGACAATGTTGCTTGATATCAGCCATTAATGCAAGAGTTGACAAAGGCTATCATCTCGTGCTACGTTATTGTCCTAAAATATTACCAACACAATACAAAGGCATCAAGCGAAGTTCATCACAAAAATAATCGTAGCTAGTTGGATATCATCAGAGATTCCAGATGCACAACAAAACAAGACaaaacaaacaaataaaaaaaatcaaatttcatGTCTCTGGAAATTTAGAATTAATCATTAAAATTAGCTTTGAGATTCAAACATTTTTCCTATAAGGTAATACTAATACTATGTATTAAGGAAGGAGAGAGAGTAAATTTACAAATTTAAAAGAATTGCCACAAAATAAAAAGGCAGATATGAAATTTTCCTGCCATTTTACAAAGCCAAATGACATGATATAACTTGTCTTTCAATACACAGATGCACAAGGAAAAGTTTGTCTTTCAATGTTTCTTCATTTAGATTGACAAGCATACTTGCATGTTCAAAAATAGTCACATGCTTGTCTGGGATTCAGTTAATGTCTCTACCTGTAGCCCCTACGCAGTTGTTTCGATGTCAGAAATAAAGATTTTTAAGGTTCACGTATCAAAATTAAGTAAATCATTTTAGAGCAGTTCAGAAGATTTAGTTAGGAAATCTTAATGGAAAGAAAGTTCATCTGCTTTGGGAAAAGAGGGGAAGCATGAATGTGTAACAATATGGGAAAATTGAGTGAtgtaagaaaaagagagagaatgatATTGCACTTAACAGGGTTCAGTGGAAGGGAAAGCTTAATACAGCCAgatgaccccaaatagttggcacCTTCCTTTTGTTGTCGTtggtatttttaaaaattcaaatgCAACAGCCAATGATACAGCAAAAGTACAAGCATGAACAGCTATTTGTTTTTGGAATATGTATGTTTTAAGGTTGAACTATTTCATTGTTTGGCATTGAAACTATATTACATGACTGAGGAAAGTAAAATTTAACAGATACATTGATATAATAATTCTCACAAAATGAGATCAGACCCGATTAATGTCATTGTGATGGTTTTGAATATCATGCTAGTGTTTTCAAAAGCGCTAGACGCCAGAACATGCCAAAACACTCGAGGCGAGCGAAGAGACACTTGGTACAACGGTAATGTTGCTCCTTTGCAACCTAGGAGCCTAGGGTTCAAGTCATGAAAACAGtatctttaaaatatttaaagataaggccacatacattgaccctccctagaCCCCGAATTGGTGGCAACTTGGGTacactcttttttttatttatttaaaaatatataccgAGTGAGCGAAGCTAGATGTTCCTATTATCTACCTTACAGTATACTGTTATGTCATAACTCCTAACAGTGTACCCACCGTTCGTAAGTTTCTTACAATTTAACAAAGTCCACCTAACAGTGTTCATAACTCCTAACAGTGAACTGTTATGCCTGAGTgcctatgctcatgatgatgtcaACCTTATCTCATCAGCATGGAGAACCATCAAACAAATAGGTCTAGCCAACCCTAAATATAAACAGGAACTGAAATAAGATAAATCTTCAAAATGCACAACTCTGTTGAACACCAATTTTATGTGTTTGACTTAAACACATCCACAATAATGGCTCTAAACAATACAATCAAGATGTATACGTAGTCATATCATCATACCTTTGGGGCAGCCATTGGATATTCTTCGGGTAAAAACAACTCAAGCTTGAAT
The DNA window shown above is from Musa acuminata AAA Group cultivar baxijiao chromosome BXJ2-4, Cavendish_Baxijiao_AAA, whole genome shotgun sequence and carries:
- the LOC103975105 gene encoding ubiquitin-conjugating enzyme E2 36 codes for the protein MANSNLPRRIIKETQRLLSEPAPGISASPSEDNMRYFNVMILGPSQSPYEGGVFKLELFLPEEYPMAAPKVRFLTKIYHPNIDKLGRICLDILKDKWSPALQIRTVLLSIQALLSAPNPDDPLSDNIAKHWKTNEAEAVETAKEWTRLYASGA